From Streptomyces sp. TLI_053, a single genomic window includes:
- a CDS encoding Bax inhibitor-1/YccA family protein: MRSSNPVFSREGSFTRESGYAGFGNTQTPPAGSPYAGNPYGNNPYGNNPYANNPYGQQPQGGAPLTDEQLVEMYNAPSAGPAATGRMTLDDVVARTAMTLLTLVAAGGLAWFALPERNFGLAGGASLIAFVVGMVISFKRSVSPPLILLYAGLQGFALGAITKVFNTIWEGIAIQAVLGTAAVFAAMLIAYKTGRIRVTARYTRIGIAIAMGFVLLMLVNMVASLVFGADMGLRSGPLGIVVGLIGIGLGAFFLSLDFAAIEEAIAQGAPQKESWRAAFGLTLSLVWIYVEMLRLIAILRGDD, translated from the coding sequence ATGAGAAGCAGCAACCCGGTCTTCTCGCGGGAGGGGTCCTTCACCCGCGAGTCCGGCTACGCGGGTTTCGGGAACACCCAGACCCCGCCGGCCGGGAGCCCGTACGCAGGCAACCCCTACGGCAACAATCCGTACGGGAACAACCCGTACGCCAACAACCCCTACGGCCAGCAGCCCCAGGGCGGGGCGCCGCTGACCGACGAGCAGCTCGTCGAGATGTACAACGCGCCCTCCGCGGGTCCCGCGGCGACGGGCCGGATGACGCTGGACGACGTGGTCGCGCGCACCGCGATGACCCTGCTCACCCTGGTGGCGGCCGGCGGTCTCGCCTGGTTCGCACTGCCGGAGCGGAACTTCGGCCTGGCCGGCGGTGCCTCGCTGATCGCGTTCGTGGTCGGCATGGTGATCTCCTTCAAGCGGAGCGTCAGCCCGCCGCTGATCCTGCTCTACGCGGGCCTCCAGGGCTTCGCGCTCGGTGCGATCACCAAGGTGTTCAACACCATCTGGGAGGGCATCGCGATCCAGGCGGTGCTGGGCACCGCGGCGGTGTTCGCGGCGATGCTGATCGCGTACAAGACCGGGCGGATCCGGGTCACCGCGCGCTACACCCGGATCGGCATCGCGATCGCCATGGGCTTCGTGCTGCTGATGCTGGTCAACATGGTCGCCTCGCTGGTCTTCGGTGCCGACATGGGGCTGCGCAGCGGCCCGCTGGGCATCGTGGTCGGCCTGATCGGCATCGGGCTCGGCGCGTTCTTCCTCTCGCTGGACTTCGCGGCGATCGAGGAGGCCATCGCGCAGGGCGCGCCGCAGAAGGAGTCCTGGCGGGCGGCCTTCGGGCTCACCCTGTCGCTGGTCTGGATCTACGTCGAGATGCTGCGGCTGATCGCGATCCTGCGCGGCGACGACTGA
- a CDS encoding Ig-like domain-containing protein codes for MTARDGQGRSAASSWSRRGVLAGLVGAPVLLLAACNDTKGTDSGAGTGTTGAGGTGGSGGSGSGGGQPTASATSTPKTSVAVITVTPADGTTSAGFSDPVRVAVAGGTLTSVKVADSTGKALTGALSDDGTVWTSAASPASGTKYTVTAAAVDKDKLEADANAVFTTATPANTFVGYFTPEDGSVVGVGMPVSINFSKPVTDRKAVQQAITVVAEPGVEIVGHWFSSTRLDFRPQEYWAKGTKVTVKLRLKDVQGAKGVYGTQSKDVRFTVGRAQTSVADLATKKLTVTTDGQVSAVYAISGGSPEFRTWGGKMVITEQYQQTRMNSQTVGLGSEYDIPDVPHAQRLSTSGTFIHGNYWSPASTFGSQNTSHGCVGLRDVKGGQDANADGYKFFKSSMVGDVVEVTNSGDKTVLPSNGLNGWNMGWAEWKAGSAV; via the coding sequence GTGACGGCACGGGACGGTCAGGGCCGGTCGGCCGCGAGCAGCTGGAGCCGGCGCGGCGTACTCGCCGGTCTGGTCGGTGCCCCGGTACTGCTGCTGGCGGCCTGCAACGACACCAAGGGCACGGACAGCGGCGCGGGCACCGGAACGACGGGCGCCGGTGGCACCGGCGGTTCCGGCGGTTCCGGTTCCGGCGGCGGACAGCCGACGGCGAGCGCCACCAGCACCCCGAAGACCTCCGTCGCCGTGATCACCGTCACCCCGGCCGACGGCACCACCTCGGCCGGCTTCAGCGATCCGGTCCGGGTCGCCGTCGCGGGCGGCACCCTCACCTCGGTCAAGGTCGCCGACTCCACCGGCAAGGCGCTGACCGGCGCGCTGTCCGACGACGGCACCGTCTGGACCTCCGCCGCCTCCCCGGCCAGCGGCACCAAGTACACGGTGACCGCCGCCGCCGTCGACAAGGACAAGCTGGAGGCGGACGCCAACGCCGTCTTCACCACCGCGACGCCGGCCAACACCTTCGTGGGCTACTTCACCCCCGAGGACGGCTCGGTGGTCGGTGTCGGCATGCCGGTCTCGATCAACTTCAGCAAGCCGGTCACCGACCGCAAGGCCGTCCAGCAGGCCATCACCGTGGTGGCCGAACCGGGCGTCGAGATCGTCGGGCACTGGTTCTCCAGCACCCGCCTCGACTTCCGCCCGCAGGAGTACTGGGCCAAGGGCACCAAGGTCACCGTCAAGCTCCGGCTCAAGGACGTCCAGGGCGCCAAGGGCGTCTACGGCACCCAGTCCAAGGACGTCCGCTTCACCGTCGGCCGGGCCCAGACCAGCGTCGCCGACCTCGCCACCAAGAAGCTCACCGTCACCACCGACGGCCAGGTCAGCGCCGTCTACGCGATCTCCGGCGGCTCGCCCGAGTTCCGCACCTGGGGCGGGAAGATGGTGATCACCGAGCAGTACCAGCAGACCCGGATGAACTCCCAGACCGTCGGCCTGGGCAGCGAGTACGACATCCCGGACGTGCCGCACGCCCAGCGCCTCTCCACCTCCGGCACCTTCATCCACGGCAACTACTGGTCGCCCGCCTCGACCTTCGGCAGCCAGAACACCAGCCACGGCTGCGTCGGCCTGCGCGACGTCAAGGGCGGCCAGGACGCCAACGCGGACGGCTACAAGTTCTTCAAGAGCTCGATGGTCGGCGACGTGGTCGAGGTCACCAACTCCGGGGACAAGACCGTCCTCCCGTCCAACGGCCTCAACGGCTGGAACATGGGCTGGGCCGAGTGGAAGGCCGGCAGCGCGGTCTGA
- a CDS encoding acetyl-CoA C-acetyltransferase: MPEAVIVSATRSPIGRAFKGSLKDVRPDDLTAHVIRAALAKVPELDPREIDDLMLGCGLPGGEQGHNLARIVAVQMGMDYLPGTTVTRYCSSSLQTTRMALHAIKAGEGDIFVSAGVETVSRSVHGTSDGMPGTMNPLFDEAQARTALRAETGGGEWHDPREDGLLPDAYIAMGQTAENLAALKGITRAEQDEFGVRSQNLAEAAIKAGFWEREITPVTTPDGTVVSTDDGPRAGVTLEGVSGLKPVFRPDGTVTAGNCCPLNDGAAALVIMSDTKARELGITPLARVVSTGVSALSPEIMGYGPVEASKQALKRAGLSIGDIDLVEINEAFAAQVIPSYRDLGVDLDRLNVNGGAIAVGHPFGMTGARITTTLINSLQWHDKQFGLETMCVGGGQGMAMVLERLV, from the coding sequence ATGCCCGAAGCCGTCATCGTCAGCGCCACCCGTTCGCCGATCGGCCGGGCCTTCAAGGGCTCCCTGAAGGACGTCCGCCCGGACGACCTGACCGCGCACGTCATCCGGGCCGCGCTGGCCAAGGTGCCGGAGCTCGACCCGCGCGAGATCGACGACCTGATGCTCGGCTGCGGCCTGCCCGGCGGCGAGCAGGGCCACAACCTGGCCCGGATCGTGGCGGTGCAGATGGGCATGGACTACCTGCCCGGCACCACCGTCACCCGCTACTGCTCCTCCTCGCTGCAGACCACCCGGATGGCCCTGCACGCGATCAAGGCCGGCGAGGGCGACATCTTCGTCTCGGCCGGCGTGGAGACCGTCTCCCGGTCGGTCCACGGCACCTCGGACGGCATGCCGGGCACCATGAACCCGCTGTTCGACGAGGCGCAGGCGCGCACCGCACTGCGGGCCGAGACCGGTGGCGGCGAGTGGCACGACCCGCGCGAGGACGGCCTGCTGCCGGACGCCTACATCGCGATGGGCCAGACCGCCGAGAACCTCGCCGCGCTCAAGGGCATCACCCGCGCCGAGCAGGACGAGTTCGGCGTGCGCTCGCAGAACCTCGCCGAGGCCGCCATCAAGGCCGGCTTCTGGGAGCGCGAGATCACCCCGGTCACCACCCCCGACGGCACCGTGGTCTCGACGGACGACGGCCCGCGCGCGGGCGTCACGCTGGAGGGCGTCTCCGGGCTCAAGCCGGTGTTCCGTCCGGACGGCACGGTGACCGCCGGTAACTGCTGCCCGCTGAACGACGGCGCCGCCGCGCTGGTGATCATGTCCGACACCAAGGCCCGCGAGCTGGGCATCACCCCGCTCGCCCGGGTGGTCTCCACCGGCGTCAGCGCGCTGTCCCCCGAGATCATGGGCTACGGACCGGTCGAGGCCTCGAAGCAGGCACTGAAGCGGGCGGGCCTGTCCATCGGCGACATCGACCTGGTCGAGATCAACGAGGCCTTCGCCGCCCAGGTGATCCCCTCCTACCGGGACCTCGGCGTCGACCTGGACCGGCTGAACGTCAACGGCGGCGCGATCGCGGTCGGCCACCCCTTCGGCATGACCGGTGCCCGGATCACCACCACCCTGATCAACTCGCTGCAGTGGCACGACAAGCAGTTCGGTCTGGAGACCATGTGCGTCGGCGGCGGCCAGGGCATGGCGATGGTCCTGGAGCGCCTCGTCTGA
- a CDS encoding ABC transporter ATP-binding protein encodes MSTSTATAVRTGRAAARATGLNKVYGEGETRVVALDNVSVTFPQGEFTAIMGPSGSGKSTLMHCMAGLDTVSSGSTTIGDTELVGLKDKQLTQLRRDHIGFVFQAFNLLPTLTALENITLPMDIAGRKADKQWLDRVVETVGLSGRLSHRPSQLSGGQQQRVACARALAGKPDIVFADEPTGNLDSRSGAEILSFLRNSVRELGQTVVMVTHDPVAAAYADRVVFLADGRIVDELTNPTADTVLDRMRRFDAKGRTS; translated from the coding sequence GTGAGCACGTCGACCGCAACCGCCGTCCGCACCGGCCGGGCGGCCGCCCGCGCCACCGGCCTGAACAAGGTCTACGGGGAGGGCGAGACCCGCGTGGTCGCCCTCGACAACGTCAGCGTCACCTTCCCCCAGGGCGAGTTCACCGCGATCATGGGCCCCTCCGGCTCCGGCAAGTCCACCCTCATGCACTGCATGGCCGGCCTCGACACCGTCAGCTCCGGCTCCACCACCATCGGCGACACCGAACTCGTCGGCCTCAAGGACAAGCAGCTCACCCAGCTGCGCCGCGACCACATCGGCTTCGTCTTCCAGGCCTTCAACCTCCTCCCCACCCTCACCGCCCTCGAGAACATCACCCTCCCCATGGACATCGCCGGCCGCAAGGCCGACAAGCAGTGGCTCGACCGCGTCGTCGAGACCGTCGGACTCTCCGGCCGCCTCTCCCACCGCCCCAGCCAGCTCTCCGGCGGCCAGCAGCAGCGCGTCGCCTGCGCCCGCGCCCTCGCCGGCAAGCCCGACATCGTCTTCGCCGACGAACCCACCGGCAACCTCGACTCCCGCTCCGGCGCCGAGATCCTCTCCTTCCTGCGCAACTCCGTCCGCGAACTCGGCCAGACCGTCGTCATGGTCACCCACGACCCCGTCGCCGCCGCCTACGCCGACCGCGTCGTCTTCCTCGCCGACGGCCGCATCGTCGACGAACTCACCAACCCCACCGCCGACACCGTCCTGGACCGCATGCGCCGCTTCGACGCCAAGGGCCGCACCAGCTGA
- a CDS encoding SGNH/GDSL hydrolase family protein, producing MPGTQQSRARVARRIATAAAYGGGGLGVLGVGLVGLLLTESKLAVQAIGILDGDPPRADGVYGEAFADSAAAPQPPLVLAFLGDSTAAGLGVLRARETPGALLAAGLASVAERPVRLVNVAFSGGRSADLAGQLEQALSCRPDIAVIMIGANDVTRHSPAQLAVRQLGETVAALRAAGCEVVVGTCPDLGTIKPVRPPLRWVARRVSRQLAAAQTIAVVEAGGRTVSLGSLLGPEFAARPEMFAADRYHPSAQGYATAAMAVLPSVCAALDLWPQEEAGDGPVPGEAVLPVAVAAAAAADRAGSEVEAVGGADGAAGRWALLRHRIRVGLPGSWAAGEPVGAPSEGVAGGLSGGPGPTPGNTSASSHTGAGDD from the coding sequence GTGCCAGGAACACAGCAGTCGCGGGCCCGGGTGGCCCGGCGGATCGCCACCGCGGCGGCGTACGGCGGCGGCGGGCTCGGGGTCCTGGGGGTGGGCCTGGTCGGCCTGCTGCTGACCGAGAGCAAGCTGGCCGTCCAGGCCATCGGCATCCTGGACGGCGACCCGCCGAGGGCCGACGGCGTCTACGGCGAGGCCTTCGCCGACAGCGCGGCCGCGCCGCAGCCGCCGTTGGTCCTGGCCTTCCTGGGCGACTCCACCGCGGCCGGCCTGGGCGTGCTGCGGGCCCGGGAGACCCCGGGAGCACTGCTCGCCGCGGGCCTCGCCTCGGTCGCCGAGCGCCCGGTCCGACTGGTGAACGTGGCGTTCTCGGGCGGCCGCTCCGCCGATCTGGCCGGCCAGCTGGAGCAGGCCCTGTCGTGCCGCCCGGACATCGCCGTGATCATGATCGGCGCCAATGACGTCACCCGGCACAGCCCGGCCCAGCTCGCGGTGCGCCAGCTCGGCGAAACGGTGGCGGCGCTGCGCGCCGCCGGCTGCGAAGTGGTGGTCGGCACCTGTCCGGACCTCGGGACCATCAAGCCGGTCCGGCCGCCGCTGCGCTGGGTGGCCCGCCGGGTCAGCCGCCAGCTGGCCGCCGCGCAGACCATCGCGGTGGTGGAGGCGGGCGGGCGGACGGTCTCGCTCGGCTCGCTGCTCGGCCCGGAGTTCGCCGCCAGGCCGGAGATGTTCGCCGCCGACCGCTACCACCCGTCCGCCCAGGGCTACGCGACAGCCGCGATGGCCGTGCTGCCCTCGGTCTGCGCCGCACTGGACCTCTGGCCGCAGGAGGAGGCGGGCGACGGGCCGGTCCCCGGCGAGGCGGTGCTGCCGGTGGCGGTGGCCGCGGCGGCCGCGGCCGACCGGGCCGGCAGCGAGGTGGAGGCGGTCGGCGGCGCGGACGGCGCGGCCGGACGCTGGGCGCTGCTGCGCCACCGGATCCGGGTCGGCCTGCCGGGCTCCTGGGCCGCCGGGGAACCGGTGGGCGCGCCGTCCGAGGGGGTTGCCGGAGGCCTGTCCGGGGGCCCCGGTCCGACCCCCGGCAACACGTCGGCCAGCTCACACACCGGGGCGGGTGACGACTGA
- a CDS encoding cystathionine beta-synthase: MRYHNSIIDLVGNTPLVKLNKVAEGISATVLAKVEYFNPGGSVKDRIAMRMIEAAEASGALKPGGTIVEPTSGNTGVGLAIVAQQKGYKCIFVCPDKVSTDKINTLRAYGAEVVVCPTAVAPEHPDSYYNVSDRLVRETPNAWKPDQYSNPDNPASHFHSTGPELWEQTGGRITHFVAGVGTGGTISGTGNYLKEVSGGKVKVIGADPEGSVYSGGTGRPYLVEGVGEDFWPTAYDREVADGIVAVSDKDSFQMTRRLAKEEGLLVGGSCGMAVVAALEVARGLGPDDVVVVLLPDGGRGYLSKIFNDDWMADYGFLPSATDEAHIGEVLARKDAIEHEGIPQFVHMHPNETVAEAVRVLREYGVSQMPVVSPGAGHPDIMAGEVIGSVAEKLLLEGVFAGEIQLTDTLDKVMSKPLPVVGSGETVTNLMTVLEKADAAVVLVEGKPQGIVTRQDLLGFLAGSRTGH; the protein is encoded by the coding sequence GTGCGGTACCACAATTCGATCATCGACCTGGTCGGCAACACGCCGCTGGTCAAGCTGAACAAGGTCGCCGAGGGGATCAGTGCCACCGTGCTCGCCAAGGTCGAGTACTTCAACCCCGGCGGCTCGGTGAAGGACCGCATCGCCATGCGGATGATCGAGGCCGCCGAGGCCTCGGGCGCCCTCAAGCCCGGCGGCACCATCGTCGAGCCGACCTCCGGCAACACCGGTGTCGGTCTGGCGATCGTGGCCCAGCAGAAGGGCTACAAGTGCATCTTCGTCTGTCCGGACAAGGTGTCCACCGACAAGATCAACACGCTGCGCGCCTACGGCGCCGAGGTGGTCGTCTGCCCGACCGCCGTGGCCCCCGAGCACCCGGACTCCTACTACAACGTGTCCGACCGCCTGGTCCGGGAGACCCCGAACGCCTGGAAGCCGGACCAGTACTCCAACCCGGACAACCCGGCCTCGCACTTCCACTCCACCGGTCCGGAGCTGTGGGAGCAGACCGGGGGCCGGATCACCCACTTCGTGGCGGGCGTCGGCACCGGCGGCACCATCTCCGGCACCGGCAACTACCTGAAGGAGGTCTCCGGCGGCAAGGTCAAGGTGATCGGCGCCGACCCGGAGGGCTCGGTCTACTCGGGCGGCACCGGCCGGCCGTACCTGGTCGAGGGCGTCGGTGAGGACTTCTGGCCGACCGCCTACGACCGCGAGGTCGCCGACGGCATCGTCGCCGTCTCCGACAAGGACTCCTTCCAGATGACCCGCCGCCTGGCCAAGGAGGAGGGCCTGCTGGTCGGCGGCTCCTGCGGCATGGCGGTCGTCGCCGCGCTGGAGGTGGCGCGCGGGCTCGGCCCGGACGACGTCGTCGTGGTGCTGCTGCCGGACGGCGGCCGCGGCTACCTCTCGAAGATCTTCAACGACGACTGGATGGCCGACTACGGCTTCCTGCCGTCCGCCACCGACGAGGCGCACATCGGCGAGGTGCTGGCCCGCAAGGACGCCATCGAGCACGAGGGCATCCCGCAGTTCGTCCACATGCACCCCAACGAGACCGTCGCCGAGGCGGTCCGGGTGCTGCGCGAGTACGGCGTCTCGCAGATGCCGGTGGTCTCGCCGGGCGCCGGCCACCCGGACATCATGGCGGGCGAGGTGATCGGCTCGGTGGCGGAGAAGCTGCTGCTGGAGGGCGTCTTCGCGGGCGAGATCCAGCTGACCGACACGCTGGACAAGGTCATGTCCAAGCCGCTGCCGGTGGTCGGCTCGGGCGAGACCGTCACCAACCTGATGACGGTGCTGGAGAAGGCCGACGCCGCGGTGGTGCTGGTGGAGGGCAAGCCGCAGGGCATCGTCACCCGTCAGGACCTGCTCGGCTTCCTGGCCGGCAGCCGCACCGGCCACTGA
- a CDS encoding ABC transporter permease: MYRTALRNVLAHKGRLLMTALAVMLGTAFVAGTMVFSDTFGKAMRESNSKSYSDVSVQVVDYSAGATASVQEKSDKNAVTLTDATVQQLAALPGAAGARGVVSGFTGVADKKGELIGQSWTAKGANFAPGPDGKDARYPMVEGQGPKNGKEIALDRKTAEKGGYKVGDTVRIGSNGPVLEAKLTGVFTTDDPMVNTGGTLTLFDRATAQQILLEPGRYSSIVLTAKPGTGQDALLAEVNQKIRPEQQIETRTGADLKAEEERMITADTDSLRTMLLAFAGISLFVGIFIIANTFTMLVAQRTKELALLRAIGASRKQVTRSVLIEAFAIGTVAASAGLLAGVGIGAGLQSLIASLNDSLPTGPLVVKPVTVVVTLVVGVLVTVLSALLPAVRAARIAPVAAMSSGDQPASQKSLVVRNVLGSLVAGAGIALVTFGASKGNSDGRMPVALGAVLAVLGVFVLLPLLSRPVIALVGPALGKLFGMPGRLARQNAVRNPRRTAATAAAITIGLTLVSGLTVIGASVSDTVDRAITSSMKADYLISAANGMSLSEKVPAEAAKAAGVAASSPLLKVEWDLNGKAREITGLNGDSLDKLLSVTMKSGSTASFGQGGLLLAEDVAKKLGVGTGSTVEVGYPGDTKGTMTVGGVYETSDLLGGAMVANSEILKHNPQVYLKSVLVKGTAGETEALRKALKDSTGANPVIEVKSRQDVRDNFSQSITFALNMMYGLLAMSVVVAILGVINTLAMSVFERKREIGMLRAIGLDRRGIKRMVRLESVVISVFGAGIGVLLGCFTAWAINGTLEASLPGLTTVLPYGQLLLFLALAGLVGVVAAFWPARRAAGLDILGSIKTD; the protein is encoded by the coding sequence ATGTATCGCACCGCACTGCGCAACGTGCTGGCCCACAAGGGCCGACTGCTGATGACGGCGCTGGCCGTCATGCTGGGCACCGCCTTCGTGGCCGGCACCATGGTCTTCTCCGACACCTTCGGCAAGGCCATGCGGGAGAGCAACTCCAAGAGCTACTCCGACGTGTCGGTCCAGGTCGTCGACTACTCCGCCGGCGCCACCGCGTCCGTCCAGGAGAAGAGCGACAAGAACGCGGTCACCCTGACCGACGCCACCGTCCAGCAGCTCGCCGCGCTGCCCGGCGCCGCCGGCGCCCGCGGTGTGGTCAGCGGCTTCACCGGTGTCGCCGACAAGAAGGGCGAGCTGATCGGCCAGTCGTGGACGGCCAAGGGCGCCAACTTCGCGCCCGGCCCGGACGGCAAGGACGCCCGCTACCCGATGGTCGAGGGCCAGGGCCCGAAGAACGGCAAGGAGATCGCCCTCGACCGGAAGACCGCCGAGAAGGGCGGTTACAAGGTCGGCGACACCGTCCGGATCGGCTCCAACGGCCCGGTCCTCGAGGCGAAGCTCACCGGCGTCTTCACCACCGACGACCCGATGGTCAACACCGGCGGCACGCTCACCCTGTTCGACCGCGCGACCGCGCAGCAGATCCTGCTGGAGCCCGGCCGCTACAGCAGCATCGTGCTCACCGCCAAGCCCGGCACCGGCCAGGACGCGCTGCTCGCCGAGGTGAACCAGAAGATCCGGCCGGAGCAGCAGATCGAGACCCGGACCGGGGCCGACCTCAAGGCCGAGGAAGAGCGGATGATCACCGCCGACACCGACAGCCTGCGCACCATGCTGCTCGCGTTCGCCGGCATCTCGCTCTTCGTCGGCATCTTCATCATCGCCAACACCTTCACCATGCTGGTCGCCCAGCGCACCAAGGAACTGGCCCTGCTCCGGGCGATCGGCGCCAGCCGCAAGCAGGTGACCCGCTCGGTGCTGATCGAGGCGTTCGCCATCGGCACCGTCGCGGCCTCGGCCGGTCTGCTCGCCGGCGTCGGCATCGGTGCGGGCCTGCAGTCCCTGATCGCCTCGCTGAACGACAGCCTCCCGACCGGCCCGCTGGTGGTCAAGCCGGTGACCGTGGTGGTCACCCTGGTGGTCGGCGTCCTGGTGACGGTGCTCTCCGCACTGCTGCCCGCCGTCCGCGCCGCCCGGATCGCCCCGGTCGCCGCGATGAGCAGCGGCGACCAGCCCGCCTCCCAGAAGTCCCTGGTGGTCCGGAACGTGCTCGGCTCGCTGGTGGCCGGTGCCGGCATCGCCCTGGTCACCTTCGGTGCCTCGAAGGGCAACTCGGACGGCCGGATGCCGGTCGCGCTGGGCGCGGTGCTCGCCGTCCTCGGTGTCTTCGTCCTGCTGCCGCTGCTCTCCCGCCCGGTGATCGCCCTGGTCGGACCGGCCCTCGGCAAGCTGTTCGGCATGCCCGGCCGGCTGGCCCGGCAGAACGCGGTGCGCAACCCGCGCCGCACCGCCGCCACCGCGGCCGCGATCACCATCGGCCTCACCCTGGTCAGCGGTCTGACGGTGATCGGCGCCTCGGTCTCCGACACCGTGGACCGGGCCATCACCAGCTCGATGAAGGCCGACTACCTGATCTCCGCGGCGAACGGGATGAGCCTGTCCGAGAAGGTCCCCGCCGAGGCCGCGAAGGCCGCCGGGGTGGCGGCCTCCTCACCGCTGCTGAAGGTCGAGTGGGACCTCAACGGCAAGGCCAGGGAGATCACCGGCCTGAACGGGGACAGCCTGGACAAGCTGCTCTCGGTCACGATGAAGAGCGGTTCCACGGCCTCGTTCGGCCAGGGCGGGCTGCTGCTCGCCGAGGACGTGGCGAAGAAGCTCGGGGTCGGCACCGGCTCCACCGTCGAGGTGGGCTACCCCGGCGACACCAAGGGCACCATGACCGTCGGCGGCGTCTACGAGACGAGCGACCTGCTCGGCGGGGCCATGGTGGCCAACAGCGAGATCCTCAAGCACAACCCCCAGGTCTACCTGAAGAGCGTCCTGGTCAAGGGCACCGCCGGGGAGACCGAGGCACTGCGCAAGGCGCTCAAGGACTCCACCGGCGCCAACCCGGTGATCGAGGTCAAGTCGCGCCAGGACGTCCGGGACAACTTCAGCCAGAGCATCACCTTCGCGCTGAACATGATGTACGGGCTGCTGGCGATGTCGGTGGTGGTCGCGATCCTCGGGGTGATCAACACCCTGGCGATGTCGGTCTTCGAGCGCAAGCGCGAGATCGGCATGCTGCGGGCGATCGGCCTGGACCGGCGCGGCATCAAGCGGATGGTCCGGCTGGAGTCCGTGGTGATCTCGGTGTTCGGCGCCGGCATCGGTGTCCTGCTCGGCTGCTTCACCGCCTGGGCGATCAACGGCACCCTCGAGGCCAGCCTGCCCGGCCTGACCACGGTGCTGCCGTACGGCCAGCTGCTGCTCTTCCTGGCCCTGGCCGGCCTGGTCGGCGTGGTGGCCGCCTTCTGGCCGGCCCGCCGGGCCGCCGGGCTGGACATCCTGGGCAGCATCAAGACCGACTGA
- a CDS encoding SigE family RNA polymerase sigma factor, whose amino-acid sequence MKREQRERLDAEFSVFVVGIGPRLIRLAELLTGDPHRAGDIVQSALERAYLHWPRITANADDPAAYVRRIVVNQHRDWWRRTRNRELPTAHAPDRPVPADFAEQQAQRALLRQALAALTRRERAVVVLRYYGDLSEAETAAELGIAPGTVKSTLHRALSKLRARPELADRTGGPAGHDPSDIEVAV is encoded by the coding sequence GTGAAACGCGAGCAGAGGGAGCGCCTGGACGCCGAGTTCAGCGTGTTCGTGGTCGGCATCGGGCCACGGCTGATCAGGCTGGCCGAGCTGCTGACCGGTGATCCGCACCGGGCCGGGGACATCGTGCAGTCCGCGCTGGAACGCGCCTACCTGCACTGGCCCAGGATCACCGCGAACGCCGACGACCCGGCCGCCTACGTGCGGCGGATCGTCGTCAACCAGCACCGCGACTGGTGGCGGCGGACGCGCAACCGCGAGCTGCCCACCGCCCACGCCCCCGACCGGCCGGTGCCGGCGGACTTCGCCGAGCAGCAGGCCCAGCGGGCACTGCTGCGCCAGGCGCTGGCCGCCCTCACCCGGCGCGAGCGGGCGGTCGTGGTGCTGCGGTACTACGGGGACCTGAGTGAGGCCGAGACCGCCGCCGAACTGGGCATCGCGCCCGGGACGGTCAAGTCCACGCTGCACCGGGCGCTGTCGAAGCTGCGCGCACGGCCCGAACTCGCCGACCGCACCGGCGGTCCGGCGGGCCACGACCCGAGCGACATCGAGGTGGCGGTATGA